Proteins from a genomic interval of Pelagicoccus enzymogenes:
- a CDS encoding tRNA-uridine aminocarboxypropyltransferase, whose product MGRAMCYQCNRPQQLCWCGKVTPMPTRTKFVILMHPYEHRHIKLNTGRLTHLCLADSELHVGEDFDRHRAVRALIEDPANFPVLLYPGKEARDLSKGELRAEELGERRLVVFLLDATWRLARGMLRFSECLQGLPKVMFSNAAPSRYVIKRQPEAGCLSTLEAAHELLLALERSGLDEYRDQQQMLDLFMEMQAFQLKCEQANRRPDFVPRSKRTSEESRYNPSKRRKVF is encoded by the coding sequence ATGGGACGAGCGATGTGCTACCAGTGCAACAGGCCTCAGCAACTGTGCTGGTGCGGAAAGGTGACGCCCATGCCGACGCGCACGAAATTCGTGATCCTGATGCACCCTTACGAGCATCGTCACATAAAACTGAATACGGGGCGTCTGACTCACCTCTGCCTTGCCGATAGCGAGTTGCATGTGGGCGAAGACTTCGATCGCCACAGAGCGGTGCGGGCATTGATCGAGGACCCTGCGAATTTTCCGGTGTTGCTTTACCCGGGCAAGGAGGCCCGTGATCTGTCGAAGGGCGAGCTGCGCGCCGAGGAATTGGGGGAGCGGCGATTGGTGGTGTTTTTGTTGGATGCTACTTGGCGGCTGGCGCGGGGCATGTTGCGCTTCAGCGAGTGTTTGCAGGGCTTGCCCAAGGTTATGTTTTCCAATGCGGCTCCCAGTCGTTACGTAATCAAACGCCAGCCGGAGGCGGGCTGCTTGTCGACGCTGGAGGCAGCTCACGAGCTGCTGCTAGCCCTGGAACGGAGTGGCTTGGACGAATACAGGGATCAGCAGCAGATGCTCGATCTCTTTATGGAGATGCAGGCGTTTCAGTTGAAGTGCGAGCAAGCGAATCGCCGCCCGGATTTCGTGCCGCGGTCGAAGAGGACGTCCGAGGAAAGTCGATACAACCCATCGAAGCGGCGGAAGGTCTTTTGA
- a CDS encoding DUF4190 domain-containing protein, translating into MNCVNHPETPSDARCTGCQEPFCQDCLVEINGEKYCGSCKVMAVDSQAPVNLDQEETIPNKQAGEALIMAIIGIFCFGFILGPIAIYKASKAKKEMDEDPRQSGRGKATAAQVIGCIIILLNVISILSVVAGV; encoded by the coding sequence ATGAACTGCGTAAACCACCCTGAAACGCCGTCCGATGCTCGCTGCACCGGTTGCCAAGAACCCTTCTGCCAAGACTGCCTCGTTGAAATCAACGGCGAGAAGTATTGCGGATCCTGTAAAGTCATGGCCGTCGACAGCCAGGCTCCCGTCAATCTAGACCAAGAAGAAACGATACCGAACAAACAAGCTGGTGAAGCCCTCATAATGGCCATCATCGGCATTTTCTGCTTCGGTTTCATCCTCGGCCCCATCGCGATCTACAAGGCATCGAAAGCGAAGAAGGAGATGGACGAGGATCCAAGGCAGTCCGGTCGCGGCAAAGCGACAGCCGCCCAGGTCATCGGCTGTATCATCATCCTCCTGAATGTCATCTCAATCCTTTCGGTAGTCGCCGGCGTTTAA
- a CDS encoding EsaB/YukD family protein, with protein sequence MLSLSITDVSGSRRNTVEAPEDVPVSRIIAVLVQKLSLPINSPDGQIMSYKLHHRSSGRQLLDDQTLSDAGVLDSDELRLQPEITAGARLPHAVQR encoded by the coding sequence ATGCTCTCATTATCCATTACCGATGTATCCGGCAGTAGAAGAAATACGGTAGAAGCGCCCGAAGATGTGCCGGTGAGTCGCATCATCGCCGTTCTCGTGCAGAAGCTCAGCCTTCCCATCAACAGTCCAGACGGCCAAATCATGAGCTACAAGCTCCACCATCGGTCCTCAGGACGCCAGCTGCTTGACGACCAGACATTGTCCGATGCAGGCGTGCTGGACAGCGACGAGCTGCGACTTCAGCCCGAGATCACTGCGGGAGCCCGCCTACCGCATGCAGTCCAACGATAG
- a CDS encoding phage holin family protein, which translates to MKRWLVSGLGVWLGSYFVEGIHYEANTTLLIVVLLLGLFSAVLKPILVFLALPFVVLTLGLGILFINALLYLLVGELVPGFEVVSFGAAFWGALWVTFLNLLFANWIGGNARRSFTVRSNGGGAKRPTRKVKAKDDVIDI; encoded by the coding sequence TTGAAACGTTGGCTGGTGAGCGGTCTGGGCGTTTGGCTGGGCAGCTATTTCGTGGAGGGGATCCACTACGAGGCGAACACGACCTTGCTGATTGTGGTTTTGCTCTTGGGCTTGTTCAGCGCGGTGTTGAAGCCGATTCTGGTCTTTTTGGCGCTTCCTTTCGTGGTGCTGACCTTGGGGCTGGGAATCTTATTTATCAACGCCCTGCTGTACTTGCTGGTAGGCGAGTTGGTGCCAGGTTTTGAAGTGGTAAGTTTCGGGGCGGCCTTTTGGGGAGCGCTGTGGGTAACCTTCCTCAATTTGTTGTTCGCTAACTGGATTGGCGGCAATGCACGACGGTCCTTCACGGTGCGGTCGAATGGCGGCGGGGCCAAACGGCCGACTCGCAAGGTCAAGGCCAAGGACGACGTCATCGACATCTAA
- the lpdA gene encoding dihydrolipoyl dehydrogenase yields the protein MADVKYDLVVVGGGPAGYAAAIRAGQLGKKVACVEMDRAGGTCLNWGCIPSKALLKSAELIHSIKKSEEFGIKVGSVDYDFGKIIQRSRGVADQMAKGIEFLFKKNKVEYIVGKAHVDDAKTVSIVEGKSKGKKLSASNILISTGCRARKLPFLPDSERIMTSREALVMKKQPKSVAIIGSGAIGVEFAYFLNAFGTEVTILEVMDQLVPVEDEEIAKTLGREFKKQGIKSELGVQVKASELTKDGVKLVYEKKGKEVELEVEAVIQAVGVVAFLDGAVNPSLNLKTERDYLVVDDKYMTNVAGIYAAGDIIGPPWLAHVATFEAVQAVNGIFGAAKPRRVKNFPGATYCNPQIASTGVTEKKAKEQKLDYKVGKFPFVASGKAVAGAHSEGFVKLISDAKTGEILGAHIIGRDATELITEYCLAMEMEGTIDEIHGTIHAHPTLSEALAEAAADTHSEAIHI from the coding sequence ATGGCTGACGTAAAATACGATTTAGTAGTAGTAGGGGGTGGCCCAGCGGGCTACGCGGCTGCAATTCGCGCCGGGCAACTTGGTAAGAAGGTTGCTTGCGTTGAGATGGATCGCGCGGGCGGTACCTGTTTGAATTGGGGTTGTATCCCGAGTAAGGCGCTCCTCAAGAGCGCGGAGCTGATCCACTCGATCAAGAAGTCCGAGGAGTTCGGCATCAAGGTCGGATCGGTCGACTACGATTTCGGCAAGATCATCCAACGCTCGCGAGGCGTTGCGGACCAGATGGCCAAGGGAATCGAGTTTCTCTTCAAGAAGAACAAGGTCGAATACATCGTGGGCAAGGCTCACGTAGACGACGCCAAGACGGTTTCCATCGTCGAAGGAAAGTCCAAGGGCAAGAAGCTCAGCGCCTCCAACATTCTCATCTCCACCGGCTGCCGGGCTCGCAAGCTACCTTTCTTGCCGGATTCCGAGCGTATCATGACTTCTCGCGAAGCTTTGGTGATGAAGAAGCAGCCCAAGTCGGTTGCCATCATTGGCTCCGGCGCGATCGGAGTGGAGTTCGCTTACTTCCTCAATGCGTTTGGCACGGAGGTCACCATTCTCGAAGTGATGGACCAACTCGTTCCCGTTGAGGACGAGGAAATCGCCAAGACCTTGGGCCGCGAGTTCAAGAAGCAAGGCATCAAGTCCGAGCTCGGCGTGCAGGTGAAGGCCTCCGAATTGACCAAGGACGGCGTCAAGCTTGTCTACGAAAAGAAGGGCAAGGAAGTGGAGCTGGAGGTCGAGGCCGTGATCCAAGCGGTTGGCGTCGTGGCCTTCCTCGATGGTGCAGTGAACCCTTCGCTCAATCTCAAGACCGAGCGCGACTACCTGGTCGTGGACGACAAGTACATGACCAACGTGGCTGGCATCTACGCAGCCGGCGACATCATCGGCCCGCCTTGGCTTGCTCACGTGGCAACATTCGAAGCGGTTCAGGCCGTTAACGGCATTTTCGGCGCAGCCAAGCCGCGTCGCGTAAAGAACTTCCCAGGCGCGACCTACTGCAACCCTCAGATCGCCAGCACAGGCGTCACCGAGAAGAAGGCGAAGGAGCAAAAGCTCGACTACAAGGTGGGCAAGTTCCCCTTCGTGGCTTCCGGCAAGGCGGTTGCAGGGGCTCACTCCGAGGGGTTCGTCAAGCTGATCAGCGATGCCAAGACGGGCGAAATCCTTGGCGCTCACATCATAGGCCGCGACGCGACGGAGCTCATCACCGAGTACTGTCTCGCCATGGAGATGGAAGGTACGATCGACGAAATCCACGGTACCATCCACGCTCACCCGACTTTGAGCGAGGCCCTCGCCGAGGCGGCCGCGGATACGCACTCCGAGGCGATCCACATCTAG
- a CDS encoding glycosyltransferase encodes MHASAKSHSQILAQLTPSPKSSHTINSQPLNIAILQDHLRNGGTEQQTLAIARGLANAGHHVHLVVFRRGGSLDPQANQSSPFTLHYLNQGLLKTDWFAPGLKKLLARLAPDVVLPMGRMANCHAGLLAHDKRRPYKLLATFRTGRAVPYLYRHALKHADHLVANSQEALRRLASEYRIHRPDTSSVIYNGCIRDFETQIPNVESGLAPRSPNQVPPPLHLVSVSMFRPQKQQIRLVRICSQLPDTLDWKLTLAGDGPTRDACQAEAQKLRIADRIHFPGLLKDPRSLYFDADIAVHTSDQESLPNFLVEAQMSGLPVIAYDVNGVSETFVDNESGYLIPHRDETAFLEALQKLAHDPALRLQFGDAARLHARKNFSLKSQTTAYIRLLNSLTAS; translated from the coding sequence TTGCACGCGAGCGCAAAATCCCACTCACAAATCCTTGCCCAGCTCACCCCCTCTCCCAAATCTTCCCACACCATTAACTCCCAACCACTCAATATCGCCATCCTGCAAGACCACCTGCGCAACGGCGGCACCGAGCAGCAGACCCTCGCCATCGCTCGCGGCCTCGCCAACGCCGGACACCACGTTCACCTCGTCGTCTTTCGCCGCGGCGGCTCCCTCGACCCACAAGCAAATCAATCCTCACCTTTCACCCTTCACTACTTAAACCAAGGCCTCCTAAAAACCGACTGGTTCGCTCCCGGCCTCAAAAAGCTGCTCGCCCGCCTCGCCCCCGACGTCGTTCTGCCCATGGGCCGCATGGCAAACTGCCACGCCGGCCTGCTCGCCCACGACAAGCGACGCCCCTACAAGCTCCTCGCCACCTTCCGCACGGGCCGCGCGGTCCCCTACCTCTATCGCCACGCCCTCAAACACGCCGACCACCTCGTCGCCAATTCCCAGGAAGCCCTCCGCCGCCTCGCCAGCGAGTACCGTATCCACCGCCCCGATACCTCCAGCGTCATCTACAACGGCTGCATCCGCGACTTCGAAACCCAGATCCCAAATGTGGAAAGCGGCCTTGCGCCGCGATCGCCCAACCAAGTCCCGCCGCCCCTCCACCTGGTCAGCGTCTCCATGTTCCGTCCCCAGAAGCAGCAGATCCGCCTGGTCCGCATCTGCTCCCAACTGCCCGACACCCTCGACTGGAAGCTCACCCTCGCCGGCGACGGCCCCACCCGCGACGCCTGCCAAGCCGAAGCCCAAAAGCTCCGCATCGCCGATCGCATCCACTTCCCCGGCCTGCTCAAAGATCCTCGCAGCCTCTATTTCGACGCCGACATCGCCGTCCATACCTCCGACCAGGAGTCCCTGCCCAATTTCCTCGTGGAAGCCCAAATGTCCGGCCTCCCCGTAATCGCCTACGACGTCAACGGCGTTAGCGAAACCTTTGTCGACAACGAATCCGGCTACCTCATCCCCCACCGCGACGAAACCGCCTTCCTTGAAGCGCTGCAAAAACTGGCACACGACCCAGCCCTCCGCCTCCAGTTCGGCGACGCCGCTCGCCTCCACGCCCGCAAAAACTTTTCCCTAAAATCGCAAACCACCGCGTACATCCGCCTCCTCAATTCGTTGACCGCATCCTAA
- the uvrA gene encoding excinuclease ABC subunit UvrA produces the protein MTSVVQNNTKPDSIRLRGVRQNNLKNIDVDIPLGKFIAVTGLSGAGKSSLVFDTLHAEGQRRYVETFSAYTRQFLDLLEKPDLDSAENVRPSIAIEQKNTIKTSRSTVGTMTELTDFFKVWFSHVAALYDPQTGAPIHDDNPQSIWQKAKESYPNRSLIVAFEVKKPEKLSWREILKNVKAQGYSRIFVQEKPSDAPSLQRIEDLSASSCTSWAENTRIHVVQDRIQIADTHKSRFLEAAETALEFGQGQLLLLEKDGSILARHSRGLHSPATGKTYRPASPPLFSFNSPIGACPKCRGFGRVIEIDYRLAIPDAKKSIAEGLIKPFEGQVYGESKNDLVRACKRLKISTTKPFNKLTQRQQDIVIFGEPAYQKLPAGSDSNGLWYGVKGFFDWLERNTYKMHVRIFLSRFRAYVKCPDCDGTRLQPESLCWKWNGYRLPDLYEIPVSDLQALIEKSVGSDLASRLDSNHQADIASASILSRLRYLNHVGLGYLTLNRPARTLSGGEVERVNLTSCLGASLVDTLFVLDEPSVGLHARDIDRLIQIVRSLTDSGNTVVLVEHDDAMIRAADHVIEIGPEPGANGGHLVFQGSQQELLKSKESITGQYLSGSQQIPVPTTTRFVGSDLASRFNRTSSKEGPSLHIASASKHNIKDLTLSIPLQRFVCLSGVSGSGKSTLLNAVLYQNLIAQRGLLAEDPAAIASINSDIDFEEITLVDQSPVSRTPRSNPIVFVEAWDEIRKLYGKLQASVENGYTASSFSFNAGDGRCEPCKGLGYEKIEMQFLSDVYVPCPHCNGKRFKNELLEIKHEGHSISDLLELTIAQVVEIFAEYPKIHDKLAALEQVGLGYLKSGQPLNTLSGGESQRLKLVKYLQGRAGRPGTPRQPDQTGSLILLDEPTTGLHKHDVRRLLAVLQQIVDSGHSLIVIEHNIDVLKSADWIIEMGPDAGAKGGQVVFQGTPEACSKSTTETAKYLAPEFGSRAAARGTPQQPDHLLAAEASTPYNTPLSDASCPSWAKNNTTPSTTALTVTGAREHNLRNISVSIPHYEFTVVTGASGSGKSTLAFDIVFGEGQRRFMESMSPYARQFVEQLPRPDLDQLTGIQPTVAIEQRVTRGSRKSTVATITEVAQYLRLLYSRLGIPHNPDSGNPLIAQSETEIQSRLQKILTSPEAKKAKHLYLLAPLIRNRKGHHQPIANWIADHGYEMMRVDGKLIFTDDFKKLDRYKEHNIEVVIADLKGEVNKGGTAAPRASITRHLKEALQRGKGTALVIPQGGTASPKTSKQGIQYLSTSRMDPETGEALAELDPKDFSFNSHKGWCPACRGHGRIYPWMRERLEDDEELAKAIGADDSGDDDDSQAIICPECDGERLNRTSRHVYLYLKNGDTISLPKLLAQDPKQLLSTLKKLKLDKRGQIIARDIVAQIHERLQFLDKVGLEYLSLDRPTQTLSGGEAQRIRLAAQLGSNLAGVLYVLDEPSIGLHARDGDRLIETLKNLKGKGNTLLVVEHDDTTMEQADHIIDLGPGAGIHGGEVIAQGTVAQLKKNKNSLTGRYLKTGIPHPLNGKYRPLPKGGAAAPRAQKGGAASPKTPKKSSEASYLSLTNVTFRNLKKQSVRIPHNRLTMLCGASGAGKSSLVRDLLAPATAYAIKAKKDAITGADFAKNGPSIEGNEGVTLFDSLSGANGFRSVIEVDQSPIGKTPRSTPATYLGVFDIIRQFFASLPESKMRGYKPGRFSFNTAHGRCDTCSGAGRVKLEMSFMPDTYVTCEDCGGSRYGPELLDLHWKGKNIADVLAMGFEEAAEFFSFHSQLGEIMQLMVETGLGYLTLGQSSPTLSGGEAQRLKLVTELAKGLQSYTERSRGIQRTNLYILEEPTIGLHLSDCEKLIRLLHKLVDQGHTVVVIEHHRDLIAEADYVVEVGPGGGPKGGKILYQGNLAGLKKSKRSITAPYLKK, from the coding sequence GTGACATCAGTGGTTCAAAACAACACGAAGCCCGACTCCATCCGCCTCCGCGGCGTCCGCCAGAACAACCTCAAGAACATCGACGTCGACATCCCGCTCGGCAAGTTCATCGCCGTCACCGGCCTCAGCGGAGCCGGCAAGTCCTCCCTCGTGTTCGACACCCTGCACGCCGAAGGCCAACGCCGCTACGTCGAAACCTTCTCCGCCTACACCCGCCAGTTCCTCGACCTGCTCGAAAAGCCCGACCTCGATTCCGCCGAGAACGTGCGCCCCTCCATCGCCATCGAGCAGAAGAACACCATCAAGACTTCCCGCTCTACTGTCGGCACCATGACCGAGCTCACCGACTTCTTCAAAGTCTGGTTCTCCCACGTCGCCGCCCTCTACGATCCGCAAACCGGAGCCCCCATCCACGATGACAATCCCCAGTCCATCTGGCAAAAAGCCAAGGAAAGCTACCCCAACCGCTCCCTCATCGTCGCCTTCGAAGTCAAGAAGCCCGAAAAGCTCTCCTGGAGGGAAATCCTCAAAAACGTCAAAGCCCAAGGCTACTCGAGAATTTTCGTCCAAGAAAAGCCCAGCGACGCCCCCAGTCTCCAACGTATAGAAGATCTTAGTGCCTCTTCGTGTACTTCGTGGGCAGAAAACACTCGTATCCACGTCGTCCAAGACCGTATCCAAATAGCGGACACCCACAAATCCCGCTTCCTCGAAGCTGCCGAAACCGCCCTCGAATTCGGGCAAGGCCAACTCCTCCTGCTCGAAAAAGACGGCTCCATCCTCGCCCGCCACTCCCGCGGCCTCCATTCCCCCGCCACCGGCAAGACCTACCGTCCCGCCAGCCCGCCCCTCTTCTCCTTCAACTCCCCCATCGGCGCCTGCCCCAAGTGCCGCGGCTTCGGACGCGTCATCGAGATCGACTACCGCCTCGCCATCCCCGACGCCAAAAAATCCATCGCCGAAGGCCTCATCAAACCCTTCGAAGGCCAAGTCTACGGTGAGTCCAAAAACGATCTCGTCCGCGCCTGCAAGCGTCTCAAGATTTCCACTACCAAGCCCTTCAACAAGCTCACCCAACGCCAGCAAGACATCGTCATCTTCGGCGAACCTGCCTACCAGAAACTCCCCGCAGGCAGCGATTCCAACGGACTCTGGTACGGCGTCAAAGGCTTCTTCGACTGGCTCGAACGCAACACCTACAAGATGCACGTGCGCATCTTTCTCTCCCGCTTCCGCGCCTACGTCAAATGCCCCGACTGCGACGGCACGCGCCTCCAGCCCGAATCCCTCTGCTGGAAGTGGAACGGCTACCGCCTGCCCGACCTCTACGAAATCCCCGTATCCGACCTCCAAGCACTCATCGAAAAATCCGTAGGAAGCGACCTCGCGTCGCGATTGGACAGCAACCACCAAGCCGACATCGCCAGCGCCTCGATTCTCTCCCGCCTCCGCTACCTCAACCACGTTGGCCTCGGTTACCTCACCCTCAATCGCCCCGCCCGCACCCTATCCGGCGGCGAAGTCGAACGCGTCAACCTCACCTCCTGCCTCGGAGCCTCCCTCGTCGACACCCTCTTCGTGCTCGACGAACCCTCCGTCGGCCTGCATGCCCGCGACATCGACCGCCTCATCCAGATCGTGCGCAGCCTCACCGACTCCGGCAACACCGTGGTCCTCGTCGAGCACGACGACGCCATGATCCGCGCCGCTGACCACGTCATCGAAATCGGTCCCGAGCCCGGCGCCAACGGCGGCCACCTCGTCTTCCAAGGCAGCCAGCAAGAGCTCCTAAAATCCAAAGAATCCATCACCGGCCAATACCTCTCCGGCTCCCAACAAATCCCTGTCCCCACCACAACCAGATTTGTAGGAAGCGACCTTGCGTCGCGATTCAACAGAACTTCGAGCAAAGAAGGGCCCTCCCTCCACATCGCCTCCGCCTCCAAGCACAACATCAAAGACCTCACCCTTTCCATCCCCCTCCAACGCTTCGTCTGCCTCTCCGGCGTTTCCGGCTCCGGCAAGTCCACCCTGCTCAACGCCGTCCTCTACCAAAACCTCATCGCCCAACGCGGGCTCCTCGCCGAAGACCCCGCCGCCATCGCCAGCATCAACAGCGACATCGACTTCGAGGAAATCACCCTCGTCGACCAATCCCCCGTCAGCCGCACCCCGCGCTCCAACCCCATCGTCTTCGTAGAAGCCTGGGACGAGATCCGCAAGCTCTACGGCAAGCTCCAAGCGTCCGTAGAAAACGGATACACCGCCTCCAGCTTCTCCTTCAATGCCGGCGACGGACGTTGCGAGCCCTGCAAAGGCCTCGGCTACGAAAAGATCGAGATGCAGTTCCTCTCCGACGTCTACGTGCCCTGCCCCCATTGCAACGGCAAACGCTTCAAGAACGAGCTGCTCGAAATCAAACACGAAGGACACTCCATCTCCGACCTGCTCGAGCTCACCATCGCCCAAGTCGTGGAGATTTTCGCCGAGTACCCAAAAATTCACGACAAACTCGCCGCCCTCGAACAAGTCGGCCTCGGCTACCTAAAGTCCGGCCAACCCCTCAACACTCTCTCCGGCGGCGAATCCCAACGCCTAAAACTCGTAAAGTACCTTCAAGGTAGGGCGGGCCGTCCCGGCACGCCGCGACAACCCGATCAAACCGGGTCCCTCATCCTACTGGACGAACCCACCACCGGCCTGCACAAGCACGACGTCCGCCGCCTCCTCGCAGTGCTGCAGCAAATCGTAGATTCCGGCCACAGCCTCATCGTCATTGAGCACAACATCGACGTGCTCAAGTCCGCCGACTGGATCATCGAGATGGGCCCCGACGCCGGAGCCAAAGGCGGCCAAGTCGTCTTCCAAGGCACCCCCGAAGCCTGCTCAAAATCCACCACCGAGACCGCCAAATACTTAGCGCCCGAATTTGGAAGTAGGGCTGCCGCTCGAGGCACGCCGCAACAACCCGATCACCTCCTCGCCGCCGAAGCCTCAACTCCCTACAACACACCCCTTAGTGACGCTTCGTGCCCTTCGTGGGCCAAAAACAACACAACCCCATCCACCACCGCACTCACCGTCACCGGTGCCCGAGAACACAACCTGCGCAATATCTCCGTATCCATTCCCCACTACGAATTCACAGTGGTCACCGGAGCCTCCGGATCCGGCAAGTCCACCCTCGCCTTCGACATCGTCTTCGGCGAAGGGCAGCGCCGTTTCATGGAATCCATGTCGCCCTACGCCCGCCAGTTCGTCGAGCAACTCCCCCGCCCCGACCTCGACCAACTCACCGGCATCCAGCCCACCGTCGCCATCGAGCAGCGCGTCACCCGCGGCTCCCGCAAGTCCACCGTTGCCACCATCACCGAAGTCGCCCAGTACCTGCGACTCCTCTACTCCCGCCTCGGCATCCCGCACAACCCCGATTCCGGCAATCCACTCATCGCCCAAAGCGAGACCGAAATCCAAAGCCGTCTCCAAAAAATCCTTACATCTCCAGAGGCAAAGAAAGCCAAGCATCTTTACCTGCTCGCGCCCCTCATCCGCAACCGCAAAGGCCACCACCAGCCCATCGCCAACTGGATCGCCGACCACGGCTACGAGATGATGCGCGTCGACGGAAAGCTGATCTTCACCGACGACTTCAAGAAGCTCGACCGCTACAAAGAGCACAACATCGAAGTCGTCATCGCCGACCTCAAAGGCGAAGTAAACAAAGGTGGGACGGCCGCTCCGCGGGCGTCAATCACTCGCCACCTCAAAGAAGCCCTCCAACGCGGCAAAGGCACAGCCCTGGTAATTCCCCAAGGTGGGACGGCTTCTCCGAAGACGTCTAAACAAGGCATCCAATACCTCTCCACCTCCCGCATGGACCCCGAGACCGGCGAGGCCCTCGCCGAGCTCGACCCCAAGGACTTCTCCTTCAATTCCCACAAAGGCTGGTGCCCCGCCTGCCGCGGACACGGCCGGATCTACCCCTGGATGCGCGAACGCCTCGAAGACGACGAAGAGCTCGCCAAAGCCATCGGCGCCGACGACTCCGGCGATGACGACGACTCCCAAGCCATCATCTGTCCGGAATGCGACGGCGAACGCCTCAACCGCACTAGCCGCCACGTCTACCTGTATCTAAAAAACGGCGACACGATTTCCCTGCCCAAGCTGCTCGCCCAAGATCCCAAGCAACTCCTCTCCACCCTCAAGAAGCTCAAGCTCGACAAGCGCGGCCAAATAATCGCCCGCGACATCGTCGCTCAGATCCACGAACGTCTCCAGTTTTTGGATAAGGTCGGCCTCGAATACCTCAGCCTCGACCGTCCCACCCAAACCCTCTCCGGAGGCGAAGCCCAACGCATCCGTCTCGCCGCCCAGCTCGGCTCCAACCTCGCAGGCGTGCTCTACGTGCTCGACGAACCCAGTATCGGCCTGCACGCCCGCGACGGCGACCGTCTCATCGAGACGCTCAAAAACCTCAAAGGCAAAGGAAACACCCTCCTCGTGGTCGAACACGACGACACCACCATGGAGCAAGCCGACCACATCATCGACCTCGGTCCCGGCGCCGGCATCCACGGCGGCGAAGTCATCGCCCAAGGCACCGTCGCCCAACTCAAGAAAAACAAAAATTCCCTAACCGGCCGCTACCTAAAAACCGGCATCCCCCACCCACTAAACGGCAAATACCGCCCCCTCCCCAAAGGTGGCGCGGCCGCTCCGCGGGCGCAAAAAGGTGGAGCGGCTTCTCCGAAGACGCCCAAGAAGAGTTCCGAAGCAAGCTACCTCTCCCTCACCAACGTCACCTTCCGCAACCTCAAGAAACAATCCGTCCGCATCCCGCACAACCGGCTGACAATGCTTTGCGGAGCCTCCGGCGCCGGCAAGTCATCGCTCGTCCGCGACCTCCTGGCCCCCGCCACAGCCTACGCCATCAAGGCTAAAAAAGACGCCATCACCGGTGCCGACTTCGCCAAAAACGGCCCCAGCATCGAAGGCAACGAAGGTGTCACCCTCTTCGACTCCCTCAGCGGCGCCAACGGCTTCCGCAGCGTCATCGAAGTGGACCAAAGCCCCATCGGAAAAACGCCCCGCTCCACGCCCGCCACCTACCTCGGCGTATTCGATATCATAAGACAATTCTTCGCCAGCTTGCCCGAGTCCAAGATGCGTGGATACAAGCCCGGACGCTTCTCCTTCAACACCGCCCACGGCCGGTGTGACACCTGTTCCGGAGCCGGTCGCGTGAAGCTCGAGATGAGCTTCATGCCCGACACCTACGTCACCTGCGAAGACTGCGGCGGCTCGCGCTACGGCCCCGAGCTGCTCGACCTGCATTGGAAAGGCAAGAACATCGCCGACGTGCTCGCCATGGGATTCGAAGAAGCAGCCGAATTCTTCAGCTTCCACAGCCAACTCGGCGAGATCATGCAACTCATGGTCGAGACCGGCCTCGGCTACCTCACCCTCGGCCAAAGCAGCCCCACGCTCAGCGGCGGCGAAGCCCAGCGCCTCAAGCTCGTTACCGAGCTCGCCAAAGGCCTGCAAAGCTACACCGAGCGCAGCCGCGGTATCCAAAGAACCAATCTCTACATCCTCGAAGAGCCCACTATCGGCCTACACCTCAGCGACTGCGAAAAGTTGATTCGACTCCTGCACAAACTCGTCGACCAAGGCCACACCGTGGTGGTCATCGAACACCATCGAGACCTCATCGCGGAAGCCGACTACGTCGTAGAAGTCGGTCCCGGCGGCGGCCCCAAAGGCGGCAAGATCCTCTACCAAGGCAACCTCGCCGGCCTCAAAAAATCCAAACGCAGCATCACCGCTCCGTATCTCAAGAAGTAG